The proteins below come from a single Candidatus Omnitrophota bacterium genomic window:
- a CDS encoding 3-isopropylmalate dehydratase large subunit produces the protein MYQTIAEKILSSHAGRKLKAGDLAICKVDFAFGQDGTSSIILDRLKELEVKRIKTRFCMVIDHNAPSPNEGVSRIHKRMRAFADAYNVGLYEAGCGVCHQVIPESGQILPGDLVLGADSHTCTYGALGAFATGVGSTDLAVALATGKNWFKVPQSIKIIVKGKMPKGIFAKDIILHIISSIGSNGATYKAVEFYGEVIDKIGMDGRFTVCNMVVEMGAKAGFMPQDKKTSAWLKTRVKNKKIKAVTADKGAEYIKTLEYDISQLKPQVSCPHSVDSAVDVNKLKGKKIDEAFLGTCTNGRLQDLTIAAKILKSRKVARGVKFIVAPSSRAIFQDALRSGIIDIFIKAGAVIVAPGCGPCVGTHNGVPADGETVISSANRNFKGRMGNPNAFIYLASPATVSASAVKGKITDPREYL, from the coding sequence ATTTATCAGACTATCGCCGAAAAAATACTTAGCAGCCATGCCGGAAGAAAACTTAAAGCAGGGGACCTTGCTATATGCAAGGTTGATTTTGCTTTCGGCCAAGACGGGACATCGTCCATTATTCTGGACAGGTTAAAAGAATTAGAGGTAAAACGGATAAAAACAAGATTCTGCATGGTGATTGACCACAACGCCCCTTCGCCAAACGAAGGCGTCTCCAGGATCCACAAAAGGATGCGTGCCTTCGCCGATGCTTATAATGTGGGCCTTTATGAAGCCGGTTGCGGCGTGTGCCATCAGGTTATCCCCGAATCCGGGCAGATCCTGCCCGGGGATTTAGTACTGGGCGCAGACTCGCATACCTGTACTTACGGGGCGCTGGGCGCTTTTGCTACGGGAGTAGGTTCAACTGACCTGGCAGTCGCCTTGGCTACGGGAAAAAACTGGTTTAAAGTACCTCAGAGCATAAAAATAATTGTAAAGGGTAAGATGCCTAAGGGGATATTCGCTAAGGATATTATTTTACATATTATCAGCAGTATAGGCTCTAACGGAGCCACATATAAAGCAGTAGAATTTTATGGCGAGGTAATCGATAAAATAGGCATGGACGGCCGTTTTACCGTCTGTAATATGGTCGTAGAGATGGGGGCTAAGGCAGGATTTATGCCCCAGGATAAAAAGACTTCAGCCTGGTTAAAAACAAGGGTTAAAAACAAAAAAATAAAGGCGGTAACGGCAGATAAAGGCGCTGAATATATCAAAACCTTAGAGTATGATATCTCACAGCTTAAGCCGCAAGTATCCTGCCCACACAGCGTAGATAGCGCCGTAGACGTAAATAAATTGAAGGGTAAAAAAATAGATGAGGCTTTTTTAGGCACTTGCACAAACGGCAGGCTTCAAGATTTAACCATAGCGGCTAAAATACTCAAATCAAGAAAAGTGGCCAGGGGAGTGAAATTCATCGTTGCCCCTTCTTCACGCGCAATATTTCAGGATGCCTTACGGTCGGGTATTATTGATATATTTATTAAGGCGGGCGCAGTAATAGTCGCTCCCGGATGCGGACCCTGCGTCGGCACGCATAATGGCGTCCCCGCAGACGGCGAAACAGTTATATCCAGCGCCAACAGAAATTTCAAAGGCAGGATGGGCAACCCCAACGCATTTATTTATTTGGCTTCGCCGGCTACGGTCAGCGCATCTGCGGTTAAGGGGAAGATTACCGACCCTCGTGAATACTTATAA
- a CDS encoding pyridoxal phosphate-dependent aminotransferase, giving the protein MQKDARLAKRLKKINPSQTLAITAKAKKLKSEGRDVVNFAAGEPDFDTPDFIKEAAINAIKAGFTKYTPTTGIPELKGAICEKFKRDNSLDYAPNQIIVSCGAKHSIFNALFVLVEEGDEVLIPSPYWVSYPEMVNLCEGKIRFIPTLAQNHFKITPKDLEKHINSKTKLLILNSPSNPTGCVYTEAELKGIARICTAKKIFIISDEVYEKLIYDNLKHTSIASLGKDIYESVITVNGVSKSHSMTGWRIGYLGAPLDIAEAISKLQDHSTSNPASISQKAALEALNATDDFSKLMASEFQKKRDYAFNRLIKIKGFKPVKPQGAFYIFCDISKFKMDSLTFAGRLLDEASVSLIPGSGFGCDDYVRISFATSLAQLEKGMDRIEGWAKKL; this is encoded by the coding sequence ATGCAAAAAGATGCAAGGCTGGCAAAACGCCTTAAGAAAATAAATCCTTCCCAAACTCTTGCCATAACCGCAAAAGCTAAAAAATTAAAATCCGAGGGGCGCGATGTCGTTAACTTTGCCGCCGGAGAACCGGATTTTGATACGCCTGATTTCATTAAAGAAGCTGCCATAAACGCGATAAAAGCTGGATTTACAAAATACACCCCTACCACCGGTATCCCGGAATTAAAAGGAGCGATTTGCGAAAAATTCAAAAGAGATAACTCCCTTGATTACGCCCCCAACCAGATAATTGTTTCCTGCGGGGCAAAACACAGCATCTTCAATGCCCTGTTTGTATTAGTGGAGGAGGGCGACGAAGTCTTAATACCTTCTCCTTATTGGGTGAGTTATCCGGAAATGGTAAATCTATGCGAAGGTAAAATCCGTTTCATACCTACCCTTGCGCAGAATCATTTCAAGATTACCCCTAAAGACTTAGAAAAACACATTAATTCCAAAACAAAACTGCTGATACTAAATAGCCCATCCAATCCTACCGGCTGTGTTTATACAGAGGCAGAGCTAAAAGGGATAGCGCGTATCTGTACAGCAAAAAAAATTTTCATAATCAGCGACGAGGTATATGAAAAGCTTATCTACGACAATTTAAAACATACCTCTATCGCCTCCCTCGGTAAAGATATATACGAATCCGTTATTACTGTTAACGGCGTATCTAAAAGCCATTCCATGACCGGATGGCGTATCGGCTACCTGGGGGCCCCTTTGGATATAGCAGAGGCCATATCCAAATTGCAGGACCACTCTACTTCAAACCCTGCTTCAATCAGCCAGAAAGCAGCCCTAGAAGCCCTTAACGCTACGGATGATTTTTCTAAACTTATGGCTAGCGAATTCCAGAAGAAAAGGGACTATGCCTTTAACAGGCTGATTAAAATCAAGGGGTTTAAACCCGTAAAGCCGCAGGGCGCATTTTATATATTCTGCGATATTTCTAAGTTTAAAATGGATTCCCTTACCTTTGCCGGCCGCCTGCTTGATGAGGCCTCCGTAAGCCTCATCCCTGGTTCGGGTTTTGGCTGTGATGATTACGTGCGTATAAGTTTCGCCACCAGCCTGGCGCAACTGGAAAAAGGCATGGATAGAATAGAAGGCTGGGCCAAAAAATTATGA
- the rplQ gene encoding 50S ribosomal protein L17 yields the protein MRHAKARLQLNRFTSWRKATLISLARAMIIHQQIKTTLHRAKAAKPLVEELISLGKKNSLFAKRQAYKILGSHKLVSLLFKDIAPRFTNRIGGYTRILNLGVRRGDNAQLAILALTEIKEKKPKKIQAETPKKTEIAEERPLKEEKLREEKSKTEIAVKEKPPITKKPTKKFLGGLRGIFKKERDSL from the coding sequence ATGAGACACGCAAAGGCTAGATTACAATTAAACCGTTTTACCAGTTGGCGTAAGGCAACGCTCATCAGCCTGGCAAGGGCCATGATCATTCACCAACAGATTAAAACTACCTTGCATAGGGCCAAGGCCGCAAAACCATTGGTAGAGGAGCTTATATCTTTAGGCAAAAAGAACTCCCTTTTTGCCAAAAGGCAGGCCTATAAAATACTGGGCAGCCATAAGCTGGTCAGCCTGCTTTTTAAGGATATCGCCCCGCGTTTTACCAATAGAATCGGCGGCTACACCAGAATTTTAAATTTAGGGGTAAGGCGGGGGGATAATGCGCAATTAGCAATCCTGGCGCTTACCGAAATTAAGGAAAAAAAGCCTAAGAAAATTCAGGCCGAAACCCCAAAGAAAACGGAAATAGCCGAAGAGAGGCCCTTAAAAGAAGAAAAACTCAGAGAAGAAAAATCAAAGACAGAAATAGCGGTAAAGGAAAAACCGCCCATTACTAAAAAGCCTACCAAAAAATTCTTAGGGGGGCTTCGGGGAATATTCAAAAAAGAGCGGGACTCTTTATAA
- a CDS encoding DNA-directed RNA polymerase subunit alpha translates to MGTKWRDFQLPKKLECDEASYTNTYGKFSAAPFERGYGVTLGSSLRRVLLSSIEGSAVTSVKFLGVEHEFSTIPGVLEDIPEIILNIKSLVLNSHSKIPKTIYVKKNTKGEVKGKDIEVDETIEIINPDLHIATLTKDIKFQAELEVARGRGYVPQEANKKDGASINVIPIDSIFSPVKKVNFYVENTRVGQRTDYDKLILEILTNGAITPKDALLYASNILQRHLDIFVSFGQLPEEIEEEPQMSREEMMLYEKLKLPISELELSVRSSNCLREANIKTIADLVKKTEEEMLSFKNFGKKSLTEIKELLAGMGVNLGMQVDSKKLKKT, encoded by the coding sequence ATGGGCACAAAATGGAGGGATTTTCAATTACCGAAGAAGCTGGAGTGCGATGAAGCTAGCTACACTAATACCTATGGTAAATTTTCTGCTGCCCCTTTCGAGAGAGGCTACGGCGTAACCTTAGGCAGTTCCTTAAGAAGGGTTTTGCTTTCTTCTATAGAAGGCAGCGCGGTTACCTCGGTTAAATTTTTGGGGGTAGAGCATGAATTCTCTACTATCCCCGGGGTACTGGAAGATATCCCGGAGATAATTTTAAACATAAAGAGCCTGGTCTTGAATTCCCACTCAAAGATACCCAAGACTATCTACGTGAAAAAAAATACCAAAGGCGAGGTCAAGGGAAAAGATATTGAGGTCGATGAAACTATAGAAATAATTAACCCTGACCTGCATATCGCCACCCTTACTAAAGATATAAAGTTCCAGGCGGAACTTGAGGTAGCCAGGGGCCGGGGTTATGTGCCTCAGGAAGCAAATAAAAAAGACGGCGCCAGTATAAACGTAATCCCCATAGACTCCATATTCAGCCCGGTTAAAAAGGTGAATTTTTACGTAGAGAATACGCGCGTAGGGCAAAGGACAGACTACGATAAACTGATATTAGAAATATTAACCAACGGCGCCATAACCCCAAAGGACGCCCTTCTTTATGCCTCCAATATCCTGCAGAGGCACCTGGATATCTTTGTCAGTTTCGGCCAGCTACCCGAGGAAATAGAAGAAGAGCCGCAGATGAGCCGGGAAGAAATGATGCTATATGAAAAATTAAAGCTGCCCATATCGGAGCTGGAATTATCGGTAAGGAGCTCAAATTGCCTGAGGGAAGCTAATATCAAGACCATAGCTGATTTAGTAAAGAAGACGGAAGAGGAAATGTTGAGTTTTAAAAATTTCGGCAAGAAATCCCTGACCGAAATAAAGGAATTGCTCGCGGGCATGGGTGTGAACCTAGGCATGCAGGTTGATTCTAAGAAATTAAAGAAAACATAA
- the rpsD gene encoding 30S ribosomal protein S4, giving the protein MGRYINAVCRLCRRQGEKLFLKGPRCNTPKCAIAKRSYAPGQHGQGRRQKLSNYGLQLREKQKAKRMYGVLEKQFRRYFHIASKTKGVTGKVLLQLLERRLDNVVFRLGLGLSRAQSRQIVRHNLVYVNSTRVNIPSYLISKDDVIQIKTKEKGQKKIRENLELSNDRGVPSWLQFDTKELKAMVLRLPEKEDIQQPIQEQLIVELYSK; this is encoded by the coding sequence ATGGGCCGATATATAAATGCTGTTTGTAGGCTCTGCAGGCGCCAGGGAGAAAAATTATTCTTAAAAGGGCCAAGATGTAACACACCCAAATGCGCCATTGCTAAAAGAAGCTATGCCCCGGGGCAACACGGCCAGGGCAGGAGGCAAAAACTATCTAACTACGGGCTACAGCTAAGAGAAAAACAAAAGGCCAAAAGGATGTACGGGGTCCTAGAAAAACAATTCCGCAGGTATTTCCATATTGCCTCTAAAACAAAAGGCGTAACCGGAAAGGTGCTATTGCAATTATTAGAGAGAAGGCTGGATAATGTCGTATTCAGGCTGGGCCTAGGCCTATCCCGGGCACAGAGCCGCCAGATAGTACGCCATAATTTAGTCTATGTAAACTCTACGCGGGTTAACATACCTTCGTATCTTATAAGTAAAGACGATGTTATTCAGATAAAAACAAAAGAAAAGGGACAAAAGAAAATCCGGGAGAACCTTGAATTATCTAACGATAGGGGGGTACCTTCCTGGCTGCAATTCGACACCAAAGAACTAAAGGCAATGGTCTTAAGATTACCGGAAAAAGAGGATATACAACAACCGATCCAGGAACAGCTGATTGTAGAGTTGTATTCTAAATAA
- the rpsK gene encoding 30S ribosomal protein S11, whose translation MAVKDKAKKKKIAKGITNGIAHIQASFNNTIITITDKQGNALVWSAPGIVGYSGSKKSTPFAAQIAATDAARKAKEIGIKEIEVYVKGPGSGRESAIRALQAAGLTVVSIRDVTPIPHNGCRARKRRRV comes from the coding sequence ATGGCGGTAAAGGACAAGGCAAAAAAGAAAAAGATCGCAAAGGGCATAACCAACGGCATAGCCCATATACAGGCAAGCTTCAATAATACCATAATTACCATAACCGATAAACAGGGTAATGCCCTGGTCTGGTCGGCGCCCGGTATCGTAGGTTACAGCGGTTCGAAAAAGTCCACGCCTTTTGCCGCCCAGATAGCTGCAACCGACGCGGCAAGAAAAGCCAAAGAAATCGGGATTAAAGAAATCGAGGTCTACGTAAAAGGGCCTGGCTCAGGCAGGGAATCGGCAATCAGGGCGCTACAGGCTGCGGGCCTGACTGTTGTCTCAATCAGGGATGTCACGCCGATCCCTCATAACGGATGCCGTGCCAGAAAAAGAAGGAGAGTATAA
- the rpsM gene encoding 30S ribosomal protein S13 → MPRIVGVDIPKEKRIEIALTYLYGIGRDTSNKILKEAAIDAGKRAKDLTEEETVRLTNTIQKSGMRVEGDLRREISQNIKRLMDIGSWRGMRHKKGLPVRGQRTRTNARTRKGPRKGGMAVIKKSTDDKKAAPAAKPAK, encoded by the coding sequence GTGCCCAGAATCGTAGGCGTAGATATACCCAAGGAAAAAAGAATCGAAATTGCCCTTACCTATCTTTATGGCATAGGCAGGGATACCTCCAATAAAATCCTTAAGGAAGCCGCTATCGATGCCGGTAAGCGCGCCAAAGACCTGACTGAAGAGGAAACCGTGCGCCTCACCAATACCATACAGAAAAGCGGGATGAGGGTAGAAGGCGACCTAAGGCGTGAGATCTCGCAAAATATCAAAAGATTGATGGATATCGGGTCATGGAGGGGGATGCGCCATAAAAAGGGCCTTCCCGTAAGAGGGCAACGTACGCGTACAAACGCAAGGACCAGAAAGGGCCCGCGTAAAGGCGGCATGGCCGTGATAAAGAAATCTACCGACGATAAAAAGGCCGCCCCTGCAGCTAAGCCTGCAAAATAA
- the rpmJ gene encoding 50S ribosomal protein L36 gives MKVKASVKKICDRCKIIKRRGIVRVICPNPKHKQKQG, from the coding sequence GTGAAAGTAAAGGCTTCGGTAAAAAAAATCTGTGACAGGTGCAAGATTATCAAAAGGAGAGGGATTGTCCGGGTAATCTGTCCTAATCCAAAACATAAACAAAAACAGGGCTAA
- the infA gene encoding translation initiation factor IF-1 has product MAKEELIETEGTVIEALPNAMFRVELENGHRVLAHVSGKMRMNFIRILPGDKVKLELSPYDLTRGRITFRSK; this is encoded by the coding sequence ATGGCAAAAGAAGAGCTGATTGAAACCGAGGGTACGGTAATTGAAGCTTTGCCTAATGCTATGTTTCGGGTAGAATTAGAAAACGGGCACCGCGTGCTCGCCCACGTTTCGGGTAAAATGCGCATGAATTTTATCAGGATACTGCCGGGAGATAAAGTAAAGCTGGAGCTTTCTCCTTATGACTTAACCAGAGGCAGGATTACTTTTAGATCAAAATAA
- the map gene encoding type I methionyl aminopeptidase codes for MIPIKSKEDLKMLKKSGKILAEIMQRLKSSVKAGVSTLEIDELAQKLVDKEKALPAFKGYKGFPGNICASINEEVVHGIPGPRRLKEGDIIGLDLGINYKGYFCDGAITVGVGRLASGTDRLIAVTKNALLKGIERARVNNRLSDISYAIQTYVEKHGFSVVRQFVGHGIGHSLHETPEIPNFGRPHEGELLKNGMVFAIEPMVNMGTWECEILDNGWTAVTKDGMPSAHFEHTVAITDDGPQVLTD; via the coding sequence ATGATTCCCATAAAGTCTAAAGAGGACCTGAAAATGCTGAAAAAATCCGGAAAGATCCTTGCTGAAATAATGCAGAGGCTGAAAAGCTCTGTTAAGGCAGGGGTCTCGACGTTAGAAATTGACGAATTGGCGCAAAAACTAGTGGATAAAGAAAAGGCCCTGCCGGCATTTAAAGGCTACAAAGGCTTCCCGGGAAATATCTGCGCTTCCATTAACGAAGAAGTGGTGCACGGCATACCCGGGCCCAGGCGATTAAAAGAAGGCGATATTATCGGCCTGGACTTAGGTATAAACTATAAAGGTTATTTCTGCGACGGGGCAATTACCGTGGGCGTAGGCCGCCTTGCCTCCGGCACGGATAGATTGATCGCCGTAACTAAAAACGCTCTCTTAAAAGGCATAGAACGGGCAAGGGTAAATAACCGCCTGTCGGATATATCTTATGCGATCCAAACCTATGTGGAAAAACACGGTTTTTCCGTGGTCAGGCAGTTTGTAGGCCACGGTATAGGCCACAGCTTACATGAAACCCCTGAAATACCTAATTTCGGCAGGCCCCACGAGGGCGAATTATTAAAAAACGGCATGGTCTTTGCCATTGAGCCTATGGTAAATATGGGAACTTGGGAATGCGAGATCCTGGATAACGGTTGGACCGCAGTGACAAAAGACGGTATGCCTTCGGCGCATTTTGAACATACGGTAGCCATCACGGACGATGGGCCGCAGGTATTGACTGATTGA
- a CDS encoding adenylate kinase, whose amino-acid sequence MKIILLGPPGAGKGTQAKVLAEKLGLPHISTGDILRQNVSGNTPLGKQAQDFMNRGALVPDELVTQMLSERINQSDTQRGFILDGYPRNISQAEALDNMLKKSGPDLVIYLDTSEPVIIQRLSGRLVCSVCSENFHIKNMPPKVDMACDKCGGKLYQRNDDNPQTIKKRLEVYLKESSPVVQYYNQKGSLYRLSADGDAEMVLNKIIELTKEPNDSHKV is encoded by the coding sequence ATGAAAATAATATTATTGGGCCCGCCGGGTGCGGGAAAAGGCACGCAGGCAAAGGTATTGGCAGAGAAGTTAGGCCTGCCGCACATCTCTACCGGAGATATACTCAGGCAAAATGTCTCAGGCAATACCCCGTTAGGTAAACAGGCCCAGGATTTTATGAACAGGGGCGCTTTAGTACCCGATGAATTGGTTACGCAGATGTTAAGTGAGCGTATTAACCAATCGGATACCCAAAGAGGATTTATTTTAGACGGTTACCCCCGTAATATCAGCCAAGCGGAAGCGCTGGATAACATGTTAAAAAAATCCGGTCCGGATTTAGTAATTTATCTTGATACCAGCGAACCGGTAATCATACAACGGCTCTCTGGGCGCTTAGTCTGCAGCGTTTGTTCGGAGAATTTTCATATTAAGAACATGCCGCCGAAAGTAGATATGGCCTGTGATAAATGCGGCGGTAAACTTTATCAAAGAAACGATGACAATCCCCAGACGATTAAAAAACGTCTTGAGGTCTATCTAAAGGAATCTTCTCCTGTAGTTCAATACTACAATCAAAAAGGCAGCCTTTACCGCCTTTCGGCAGACGGGGATGCGGAAATGGTGCTGAATAAAATTATTGAGTTAACAAAAGAACCTAATGATTCCCATAAAGTCTAA